One Streptomyces umbrinus genomic window, ATCCCCGCGAGGCATCCGCGGCTGCCGCCGCGCCGGCGTACGCCCACTCAACAGAATGAGCCGAGCAGCCCGATGCCGCTGCCCCGCATAAGGCTCCAGCAACGACAACATCACGGCATCATCCGCATCCCGGTCCCCGGCCAGCGCATACCCCACGATCCCGGGAAGGTGAAGGTCCCCGACCGTCACCGCATCCGCCGCCCCATGACTCCGCTGCACAACCTCCGCCGAGGTCCAAGGCCCCACCCCCGCCACCACCTCAAGCCGCTCCTGGGCCCGCCCCGCCTCGAACCCCACCGCCTCCTCCATCCGCCGAGCCACCCGGACGACCCGCAGAATCGTCGACGCCCGCTTGTTGTCGACCCCGGCCCGATGCCACTCCCACGAGGGAATCAACGCCCACACCCGAGGCTCGGGCATCACGAACATCCCCCCACCCCGCCCCACCAGAGGCCCGGGCCCGGGCGCCGGCACCCCGTACTTCCGCACGAGCAACCGCCACGCCCGATACGCTTCGTCCGTCGTGACCTTCTGTTCGAGAACCGACGGAATCAACGACTCCAGCACGAGCCCGGTACGCGTCAGCCGCAACCCGGGCCGCCGGTGCCGGGCCACCGCCACCAGCCGATGCCGCGGCTCGAAGGCATCGGGATCGTCCGACTCCCCGAGCATCCGCGGCAACTGCTCCAGCAACCACTCGGCCCCGGGCCCCCACGCCTCCCCCTCGACCACACCCGCGCGCACGGACACCCGCAGGGTGCCGGGCCCGACCGGCGTGAGACTGGCCCGCCACACGGCCCCGTCCGGCGTCGTACGGAAGGTCGGATCGGCGGGCCCCCGCCGCAACGGCCCGAGCACCAGCCCGAGATCCAGCGGCCACGGCGGCACCCACCTCCGCGTACGCCCGCCGAGTCCGCCCGACCGGTCCGCCCGCGCCTGCCCGGGCACGACGACATGCCCGCCGCGCACGGTCGTACGCGTCGGCCGAGGATCAAAACGTCCGGCCACGATGGGGTCCTAGGGCTTGGGGCGCTCGGTCGTGCCGTACGAGAATGCCGTACGAACCAGGGGCGATGTGAACGTCGGCGCTCAGCGCACCTCGATGAACGCCCCCGCATCCCGCTCCGGCCGCGCCTTCGGCTCCTCCGCCGCATGCCCGACCGCGACGGCACCCATGGGATCCCATCCCTCCGGCAGCCCGAGCACGTCCCGCACGACCTCCCGGCAGAACATCGTCGACGACACCCACGCGGACCCGAGCCGCTCCCCGGCGAGCGCGACGAGGAAGTTCTGCACCCCGGCACCCGCGGCGACCACGAACATCTCGCGCTCGGCCCCGTCCCGCCGGTCGTCGCCGTACGTGTGGGACCCGTCCATGACGAGGCACGGCACGACGAGATACGGCGCGCCCCGCAGCACGTCCCCGCGCCGCACGCGCTTGGCGATGGACTCCGCGCTCTTCCCGTCCCGCTCAAGATCGGCGATCCAGGCGTCCCGCATGGCGTCGAGCAGCCGCGTCCGCGACTCGGCCGACTCAAGGAGTACGAATCTCCAGGGCGTCGTGTGATGCGGCGCGGGCGCGGTCACGGCGGCGGCCACCGCACGCCGTACGGCATCGGGGTCGACGGGCTCGTCGGTGAAGGCCCGTACGGTACGCCGCTGGGTGACGGCCCCCCGGACGGCCTCGGAGGTGCCGAGCCGGAACATGTCGTCGCGCGCGCCCCGGACCATGCCTCGTGTCCCTTCGTCCTTGCCTTCCTCGCCGCTCGTGCCCACCACATGGGGCAGTCCGCGCACGACGGCGACGGGCAGCCCGGCGGCCTTGCCCTTGACGAGGTCACCGGCGGAGGCGAGCTCGTCGGCGGTGGCGACCACGGTGGCGCTGAGGGGATTCCCGTGCGCGTCCGTGCCGCCCCGCAGATCGTCGAGGACGCGCACCCCGGCGGCGCCGATGGCGACATCGGTGAGCCCGGTCCGCCAGGGCCGCCCGAACGTGTCCGTGACGACGACCCCGACTTCGACCCCGAGCGCGTCCCGCAGCCCGTCGCGGATCGCGCGCGCGGAGGCGTCGGAGTCCTCGGGCAGCAACAGCACGGTCCCGGAGGGCGTGTTGGAGGCGTCGACGCCGGCGGCGGCCATGATGAGCCCCTGCCGGTTCTCCACGATCCGCAGCGGCCCGCGCCGCGCGACGACCCGCACGGTCTCGGCGTCGATGGCGGCCTCCCGGTCCGCCGCCTCGACGATCCGCCCCTCGGCCTTGGACACGATCTTCGAGGTGACCAGCAGCACGTCCCCGTCGGCAAGACCCGGCTCGGTACTCGCGATCAGCTTGGCGAGATCGTCCCCCGGCCGTACTTCGGGCAGTCCGGGCAGCGCCCAGACCCGGAAGCCGGGCACACCCGACGGCAGCCCTTCGTCACCTGCCGGAGCCGGACTCGCCGAAACCTCGTCGCTCATGTGCCCCGTACCCCCGAACCCGTCACTGCCGAAGTCGTCGTCGCTCAAGCGCCCCGCACCTCCTCCGCCAGCGCCAGCGCCTGACGGGCCATCTCGGCCGTCGCGTCCAGGTCGGTCATCATCAGGGGCACGGCCCGGCACTGGATGCCGGCGGCGGCGACCCGCTCCACCGTCCCGGCGTCCACGGTGTCGACGAGCCAGCCGTCGAGAAGCCCCGAGCCGTAGTGCTCGGCGACCGCGGCGGCCGTGGACTCGACGCCGACGGCCGCGAGGACCTTGTCGGCCATGCCGCGCACGGGCGCGTCACCGACGATGGGGGAGAGGCCGACCACCGGGACGCCCGCCTCGGCGATGGCCTCGCGGATGCCGGGCACGGCGAGGATGGTGCCGACGGAGACGACCGGGTTGGACGGCGGGAAGAGAATCACGTCGGCCGAGGAGATCGCCTCCAGCACTCCGGGCGCCGGCTTGGCCTGGTCGGCGCCGACGGGCACCACCGCGTACGCGTCCACGGAGGCCCGCAGCCGCACCCAGTACTCCTGGAAGTGGATGGCCTTGCGCTCGCCGTCGATCTCGACGGCCACATGGGTCTCGATGCGGTCGTCGGACATGGGGATCAGCCGGACGCCCGGCTTCCACCGGTCGCAGAGCGCCTCGGTGACGGCGCTGAGGGGATACCCGGCGCTCAGCATCTGTGTCCGCACGATGTGTGTCGCGAAGTCCCGGTCGCCGAGCCCGAACCACTCGGGTCCGACCCCGTACGCCGCGAGCTCCTCCTTGAGATGGAAGGTCTCGTCGGTCCGCCCCCAGCCCTGCTCCTCGTTGATACCGCCACCGAGCGTGTACATCACCGTGTCGAGGTCCGGGCAGACCTTCAGCCCGAAGAGGTGGATGTCGTCCCCGGTGTTGCCGATGACCGTGACGTCCGCGTCCGGCGCGGCCTGCTTGAGACCACGCAGGAACCGTGCACCACCGATGCCGCCTGCCAGAACCACAATGCGCATGCATTCAGTCTTGCAGGCGGCTACGACAACGCGTCAGCCGGTTACGAGACCTTGGCCACCGTCCCCGACTCCGCCGCGCACCGGACGGCGTGCATCGGCATCTCCGTCAACCCGGGGTAGTACACGTGCAGGCTTATGGCCGGATCGAGCGAGTCGTTGACGACCTCGTGCACGTACCCGGGCGCGAACACACGTTGAGCGCCCGCGCCCAACGCGCGCGTGCCCCGCTCGGTGCGCTCGGTCAGCGCGCCCTCCAGGACGGTGAGCACGCCGGAGGAGCGGCCGTGGTCGTGCAGCCCGCTGCCCTGCCCGGGCACCCAGGAGAGCAGCCACACCTCGTAGCCGGGCCCGGTGCGCAGCCGGTGGTACCAGCGGGACGTCGCGTCGTACTCGACGAGGTGCTCCCACTGGGAGCGGTCGGCCGCGATGGAGCGGGCGAGGCCGACGAAGTCGGCCACGGTGGCCGGGTGCTCGCGCGGCGCCTGGAGGAGGTGCGGTACTTCGAGGATGTCGCCGGCGATCTGGAGGTCGCTGTCGCTGTTCATGGGTGCGGTGGGTTCCTCGGCGGAAGAGAGTGCTGGAGGACTGGGTGTCACGTACCGTCCGCCCGGGTCGCGGGCATGAGGTGTGCCCTGGTGCGGGCGAGGGGACCAGCGGCCGGGCCCTGGTCAGGGAACTCGGCGGCAGCCGGAGCGCGGTTGGCTCAACAGCTGTGACAGCAACAGAAACAGCTACAGCGAGCGTGGGCAGCACCGAGGGACCCGGCGGTGCGGGTCGAGGTGAGTGCCAAGTTCGCGAGCATGCCCACTAGGACACCGGTTCACACTCGGACTGTCAACTTGATGTCCGGTATGTGGGCGATGTTTCACCTCATCCGGTTCATCTCTGTGGCGAAAGGTTTGTGCAGGAGCTTGCGAGGACACATGGCGCACAATCGGGCGCACGAACCTCGTCGCGATCCCGTGATCCATGGGGCATTCGTGTGATCCACATGTGATCCGGTTCGCTTCGCCGTCCGTACAGGAACGAGATCGAACTTCTGAGCGTCCTTCTTCGTACAGGTCCTGCGCGGAGACGGAGCCGGCCGGGTCCCTATTCGGCTGTCAGGGTTTATGCCGATTTGAACACTTTCCGCAAAGCCTTGGTTCCGCAGAGTGAATAAGGGGCCCAATAGCAGATCTCGGCTTGACTGGCCCGGATCGGCACACTTGTAATTTCACTCGTGTCGTTCAGCCGAAATCGGTAACGGCAGCATCACGGGGACGCGAGACGGACGAGGGGCGCACATGACCGAGCTGTTTCAGGAACTGCTGGTCGACGAGGCCGAAGAGGAGCTCGGCTGGCAGGAGCGGGCGCTCTGCGCGCAGACCGACCCCGAGTCCTTTTTCCCCGAGAAGGGCGGCTCCACCCGCGAGGCCAAGAAGGTCTGCCTCGCCTGTGAGGTCCGCTCCGAGTGCCTCGAATACGCGCTCGCCAACGACGAACGATTCGGCATCTGGGGCGGCCTGTCCGAGCGTGAACGGCGCCGCCTGAAGAAGGCCGCCGTCTGATCGTGGCTTGATCGCGCCCTGATCGCCGGCTGTGCGCCGCCCGACCGAACGGCGCACACCCCTACGTTCCGATACGTAACGAACGGCCCGTCGCTGGTGGGTTATCCACAGGCGGCGGGCCGCTCTCGTGCCCAGCCGTTAGTGTGGGCCTCCGTCCGAGACGCCCCGCTGTCCTCTGGGGGCACAGGCGTCCACCGCAGTCCATCGAACCGGGGCCCGTACCTCGATGTCCGCGCACAGCCATTCGGCAGGTCAGTACGACGCTGCCACGCCCGAGTTCCCACGGCACGTGGTCACCGCCGTGATCGTCTCGCACGACGGTGCCCGCTGGCTCCCCGACGCCCTCGCCGGGCTGCTCGGCCAGGAACGCCCCGTACAGAACGCCGTGGCGGCCGACACCGGCAGCGCGGACGACTCCGCCCGGCTGGTCACCGACGCCCTCGGCGCCGACCGGGTGCTGCACCTCGCCCGGCGCACCGGCTTCGGCCAGGCCGTCGAGGAGGCCGCCCGCACGGCCGGCGTGCTGACCCCGGACGACCTGCCGTACCTCAAGCGCCCCAGCGGCTGGGACCCGGTCACCCGCACCTGGCGCGACGACGCGTACGACATGCCGGAACTGCCCCACGGCGAGCCCGAGCAGTGGCTGTGGCTCCTGCACGACGACTGCGCCCCCGAAGCCGACGCCCTGGCCCAGCTGCTGCGGGTCGTGGAGAACGAACGGGAGCTCGGCAAGGACGTCGCGATCGTCGGCCCCAAGCTCCGCGGCTGGTACGACCGCAGACAGCTCCTGGAAGTCGGCGTCACCATCGCGCACAGCGGCCGCCGCTGGACCGGCCTCGACCGGCGTGAGCAGGACCAGGGCCAGCACGACCACGTCAGGCCCGTGCTCGCCGTGTCCACCGCCGGCATGCTGATCCGCCGCGACGTCTTCGAAGAGCTCGGCGGTTTCGACCGCCGGCTGCCCCTGATGCGCGACGACATCGACCTGTGCTGGCGCGCCCAGGCCGCGGGCCACCGTGTCCTCGTCGCCCCGGAAGCGGTCGTGCGGCACGCCGAGGCGTCCTCCCGCGAGCGGCGCACCGTCGACTGCGTGGGCCGCACCTCCGCCTCCCCGCACAAGGTCGACAAGGCCGGCGCCGTCTACACCCTCCTCGTCAACAGCCGCAGCGCGGCGCTCCCCTGGATCCTCGTACGGCTCGTCGTCGGCACGCTGCTGCGCACGGTCGCGTACCTCGTGGGCAAGGTCCCCGGACAGGCGGTCGACGAGATCCGCGGCCTCCTGGGGACACTGCTGCGCCCGGAGCGCATCCTCGCGGGCCGACGCAGGCGCGGCCGCCCCCAGGTCGACAAGGGCGAACTGCGCCCGCTGTTCCCGCCACCCGGCGCGACCGTGCGGGCCACCATCGAACAGGCCGCGGGCAACCTCGCGGGCAGCTCCGACCCGGAGCTGAACGCGGCAGGACGACACGGCAGCGCCGTCGAGTCCGGACCCGGCGGCGACGACGCCGACTTCCTGGAGGTCGAGCAGTTCGCCCGCCTCAAGCGCGTCGCCCGCAAGCCGGGACCGATGCTCTTCGTGGCCCTTCTCCTCGTCTCGCTCGTCGCCTGCCGTGAGCTCCTCGGCGGCGGTGCGCTCTCGGGCGGGGCGCTGCTGCCCGCCCCGGCCGACTCCTCCGAGCTGTGGTCGCGCTATCTGGACGCCTGGCATCCGGTCGGCGCCGGCGGCACCCAGTCAGCGCCGCCGTATCTCGCGCTCGTCGCGATGCTCGCGAGCCTGCTGTTCGGCTCCACCGGGCTCGCCGTCACCGTGCTGCTGGTCGGTTCGGTGCCGCTGGCCGGCTTCACCGCCTACTTCGCCTCCCGCCCGCTCGTCCAGTCGCGCCTGCTGCGCGCCTGGGCGTCCGTGGCGTACGCCTTCCTGCCCGCCGCCACCGGCGCGCTCGCGGGCGGCCGCATCGGCACGGCCGTACTCGCCGTGCTGCTGCCCCTCATCGCGCGCGCGGGCGTCGCGGCCAGCGGCCTCGCCTCGGAGACCGCCCGTGGCAGCTGGCGCGCCACCTGGGCGTTCGCGCTGCTGCTGACCCTCGCCACCGCCTTCACGCCGATCGTGTGGCCCATCGCGCTCGTGCTGGGCCTCGCCCTGCTGGTCGTGCGCCGCGGCGAGATCACCGCCTATGGGCCGCGCTTCCTGGCGCAGCTCGGCACCCCGCTGCTCGTCCTCGCCCCCTGGTCGCTGACGCTGCTGCCGTTCGGCTTCTTCCAGCAGGCCGGCATGGAGTACGGGCCGGGGGCGGCCTCCGCGCTCGACCTGCTGGGCGGCAGCCCGGGCGGCCCCGGGACCGTCAGCGGGCTGATGCTGATCGGCATCGTGTGCGCCGCAGTGGCCGCGCTGGTGCGTACGGAGCGTCAGTTGGGAATCTGGACCGCCTGGGCGGCCGGCCTGGTGGCGCTCGTTTTCGCCGTCCTGTCCAACAGCTCCACCTGGGCCGGACCCGCCACCCTCGTCTACGGCCTCGCCTTCCTCGCCGCCGCCGCGCTCGGTGCCGACGGCGCCCGCTCGCGCGTGGCCGAGCAGAGCTTCGGCTGGCGTCAGCCGCTTGCCGTGCTCATCGCGTTCGCCGCGGCCGCGGGACCCCTGCTCGTCGCCGCCGGGTGGATGATCCGCGGCGCGGACGGACCCCTGGAGCGCCGCGATCCCGTCCAGGTGCCCGCGTTCGTCGCCGAGGAGAGCGGCACCCGCGACCAGGCCCGCACCCTCGTCCTGAACAGCGCCTCGCCGGCCGAGGTCGGCTACATGCTCGTCCGGGGCTCCGGCGCCCGCCTCGGCGACGCCGAACTGGCCGCGGCGGACGGCGAGAACAAGCCGCTCGACAAGGTCGTCGCGAACCTCGTGGCGGGCTCCGGCGCCGACCAGGCCGACCAGCTCGGCGGCTTCGCCGTGCGGTACGTCCTCGTGCGCGGCGGCGCGCCCCGCGAGGTCAGCCGCGTCCTGGACGCGACCCCCGGCCTGAGCCGGCTGAGCCAGCAGGACGGCAGCGCCCTGTGGCGCGTCGACCGGCAGGTCGCGCGCGCGGCCATCGTCCCCGACTCCGGCGACCCGCAGCCCATCGCCGCAGGGCCCGTCGAACTGCACACCGAGATCCCCGCCGGTGCTGACGGCCGCGTCCTGCGCCTCGCCGACACCGCCGACGAGGGCTGGACGGCCACCCTCGACGGCAAGCCGCTCACCAGGACCACGGTCGACGGCTGGGCGCAGGGTTTCGAACTGCCCGCCACCGCTGGCCGGCTGGACGTCACCTTCGAGGCCCCGATGAGCCACACCGGCTGGCTGTGGGCGCAGGGCGCGCTCGCCGTCGTCCTCGTGGTGCTCGCCCTGCCCGGCCGCCGCCGTGACGTCGACGACGACCTCCCCGAGGAGCCCGTCGTCCCCGCCCAGGCCGTCTCCGGCGAGGGCCGCAGGGCCCGCAGGCTGCGCGCCCAGGCGGAGGCCGAACAGGCGGACCAGCCCGACCAGTTCACCCCGGACGCCCCGTCCGCCCCACCTCCTCCTTCGGAGGAGGCCCCCGTCCCCGCCCAGGTCCCGCAGCAGCAGACCTACGGCGATTGGGACACGACGACGTACGCGGGCGCCGAGTACGGCACCTACGGCGGCGAGCAGCAGTACCAGGGCGCCCCGCAGTACCCGGCGGGCACCTACGACCAGCAGCAGTATCCGGCGGACCCGTACCAGACGGGCCAGTACGACCCGTACGCGTCCTACGGCACGGGGAACGCGGCGTACGACCCGTCGCAGACGTACTCCCAGGGCTACGACCCGGCGTACGACCCGGACCAGCACCAGCAGCCGCCGCACGGCACCGACAGTGAGCGCCCCGACGGGAGCCAGCAGTGAACCGCACCACCGTGTCCCTGATCGCCGGCGTGACCGCGCTCGCCGCCGTCACCGGATTCGCCTCGATGTCCGAGCCGGACACCACCGGCTCGGACACGGCGAAGGCGGCCGCCCAGCTGCCCGTGGAGCGCACCAGCCTGCTCTGCCCGGCTCCCAGCACCTCGGACCTCGCGGAGACCGCGTACACGTCCTTCACCCCCGTCGCGGAGGTCACCGGTGACGACGGCGCGGCCGAACTCACGGCGGCGGGCGAGGAGTCGGCCGACGGCAAGACCGACGCGGACAAGGGCGACAAGAAGGACGACGGCAAGGGCGGCGAGGAGAAGGCCGTCCTGAGGCCGAAGGAGCCGGGCAAGCCGGTCACCGGCGAGGCCTCCGGCGCCGAGTCGCCCGCGCTCGTCGGCACCGCCGAGGGCAGGTTCGCGCCCGGCTGGACCGTCCAGCAGACGACGGAGATCCCGGCGGGCAGCGGCCGCGGCCTGCTCGGTACCAACTGCACCGCTCCGGACACGGAGTTCTGGTTCCCGGGCGCCAGCACCGCCAAGGAGCGCACGGACTACGCGCACCTGACCAACCCGGACGACTCGGCCGCCGTCGCCGACATCGAGCTGTACGGCAAGGACGGCGCCCTCAAGTCGACGGTGGGGGAGGGCATCCAGATCCCGCCGCACTCCAGCGAGGCGGTGCTGCTGTCCACGCTCATCGACGAGCCGCAGACCAACCTCACCGTGCACGTCACGGTCCGCAGCGGCCGGGTCGCCGCCGCCGTCCAGGCCATCGACGACAAGCTCGGCGGCGACTGGCTGGGCCCCTCCACCGACCCCGCGGGCAGCCTCGTCCTGCCGGGCATCCCGAAGGACGCCACATCCGTACGGCTGGTCGCCTTCGCGCCCGGTGACGCCGACGCGGACCTGAAGGTGCGGCTCGCCTCTCCGAACGGGCCGATCACCCCCGCCGGAAACGAGACGCTGCACGTCAAGGCAGGCATGACCGCCGCCATCGACCTCGGTGACGTCACGCGCGGCGAGGCGGGATCCCTGATGCTGACGCCGACCGGACGGCCCACCCCGGTCGTCGCCGCCCTCAAGGTCACACGCGGCAAGGGCGACAAGCAGGAGACGGCGTTCATCCCGGCGACCGGCCCGGTGGAGACGCGCGCGACGGCCGCCGACAACCGCTCCAAGGGCTCCACGCTCTCCCTGGTGGCCCCCGGCCGTGCCGCGAAGGTCAAGGTCACGGCCTCTGCGGGAAGCGGCGGCGGCACGGCCGCGTCGAAGACGTACACGATCAAGGGCGGCACCACCCAGAACGTCGAGCTGCCCGTCCCCAGCGGCCTCAAGGGCACGTACGCCCTCACTGTCGAGCCGCAGTCCGGCGGTCCCGTCTACGCGGCGCGGATGCTCGAAGCGGCCAGTGGCGGCGTACCGATGTTCACGACGCAGACGCTGCCGGACGACCGGGGAACGGTGGAGGTACCGGACGCGGCACAGGACCTCTCGGTGCTGCAGAAGTAGGACGCCGCACGCCTCCGGGGGCGCGGTCAGTCCTCCCCGTACCGGGGATCCACCGTCTCCGGAGTCAGGCCCAGCAGCTCGGCGACCTGCTCCACCACGACCTCGTGCACGAGCGCGGCCCGCTCGTCGCGCCCCTTGGTGCGGATCTCGACCGGGCGGCGGTAGACGACGACTCGGCCGGGCCGGCCCTCGTGCGCCGGGATCGTGCCGCCCAGGGGAACCGTCTCGTCGGCCCAGCCCTCGTCACGCGCCGGGTCGAGCCGGGGCACCTCCAGCACCAGGAACTCGATGTCGGCGAGCTGCGGCCAGCGCCGCTCCAGCCGCTCCACGGAGTCCTGCACCAGATCCGCGAACACCTCGGCCCGAGGCGCCGAGAGGGGTACCTGCGGCGGCGCCACTGGGCCACGCATCCCCCGCCCGTGTCGATCACGACGACGGGGCCTGGGCTCGGCGGCACGGGGCGGTACGGGGTTGTCCATCACTGACGAAGAGTAGTCCCCAGACCCTTCTCCCGCCTGCACGTGTCCACCGACGGTCACCCCCTCGGGGGAGCGGCGCCGGGGCGTCCCACGGCTCCCGCCGCACCGCGCGACCAGCGCCCACAACCGGCAGCGACTCACCAACCGCGTATGCCACTTGATGACCATTCCAGCCAAGGTTGGGCTCGTTTCCATATGCCTCTAGGACCACAGAAATAACGGCAATTGACAGCTTTCGCACCAACTCGGGATCACTCCTGGACCCGTCCGAAATTTCGCCAACACCCGTACCCGCAGGTCAACAAGGCGCGCCAGGAACCACTTGTGTCAGGGGTCACACCACGACGCGGTGGAGTGACCCGGGGGTGAGTCGTCGCGGCCCGCTCAAGAGTGCGGTACCGTCCAACATCGTGAGCCCTGTACGTCGCTGTTCGCGCACCGCTTGCGGCCGTCCCGCCGTCGCGACGCTGACGTACGTCTACGCCGACTCGACCGCGGTCCTCGGCCCGCTCGCCACCTACGCCGAACCCCACTGTTACGACCTGTGCGCCGAGCACTCCGAGCGCCTCACCGCCCCGCGCGGCTGGGAGGTCGTCCGGCTCGCCGACGCCTCCGCTCCCTCCCGCCCCAGCGGTGACGACCTGGAGGCGCTCGCCAACGCCGTGCGCGAGGCGGCCCGTCCGCAGCAGCGCGCCGCGCAGGGGGGCGTCGGCAACGCCCGCGATGCGGACCCGATGGAGGTCGCCCGCCGCGGCCACCTCCGGGTGCTGCGCTCGCCGGACTCCTGAACCACCTTCCCGAACCCCCGTCCCGCGAACGGGACTTCACCCCGTGCACATTCGGTGCACGTTTCACTCAATGACGCACGACCATTGACGCGCGCTTGTCGCGGACACGACCATTCCCCCACCCGTGAGAAATCGTTTTCCGCATCGCGGAATCCGGGGAGGCTTCGTGTACGTCCAGGAACTCGAGCCCGTGGCCGACTCGCTCGGCCTGTCCGCACTCGTCGCGACTCTGCCCCTCGTCATCGTCCTCGTCCTGCTCGGCGGCGTCCGGATGAAGGCGCACCTGGCGGGTCTCAGCGGCCTCGCGGCCGCCGCCCTGGTCGCCTGGCTCGCGTACGGCATGCCCGTCGGCCAGACGCTCTCCAGCGCCGCCCAGGGAGCCGTGTTCGGCCTCTTCCCCATCCTGTGGATCGTCGTCAACGCCCTCTGGGTGTACCGGATGACCGTCCGCACCCGGCACTTCGACATCCTGCGCCGCTCGTTCGGGCGACTCTCCGACGACCCGCGCATCCAGGCGCTCGTCGTCGCGTTCTGCTTCGGCGCGCTCCTGGAGGCCCTCGCGGGCTTCGGCGCGCCCGTCGCGATCTGCTCGGTCATGCTGGTCGCGCTCGGCTTCGACCCGGTGCGCGCCGCGGTGGTCGCGCTGGTCGCCAACACCGCGCCCGTCGCCTTCGGCGCGATGGGCACACCGGTCGTGACACTGGCTCAAGTCACGGGCCTGCCACTGGATTCCGTCGCCTCCGTAGTGGGCCGTCAGACTCCGCTGCTCGCCCTGGTGGTGCCCCTGGTGCTCGTCTTCCTGGTGGACGGGCGACGCGGTCTGCGCGAGACCTGGATCCCGGCCGTGGCGTGCGGATTCGCCTTCGCCGTCGCCCAGTTCGCCGCCTCCAACTACGTCTCCGCCCAACTCGCCGACATCGGGGCCGCCCTGGCCGGCGCGGGCGCCCTGATGGCGGTGCCGCAGGCGCGCAAGCCCGCCGCCGAGCCCGTACGGGCCGCGGTCCTGACGGGCGTACGCAGTGAGGACCTGGACGAGGAGGACCCGCGCCCCGAGGTGCTGCGGGCGTACGCGCCGTACGCGCTGATCGTCGTGATCTTCTCCATCGCCCAGATCCCGGTGGTGAAGGACCAGTTGGCGAAGGCGACCCGCACCTTCGACTGGCCGTTCCTGAACGTCGCGAACGCGGACGGCGACCCCGTCGGAGGCAACGTCTTCACCTGGCCCATCGTGTCCACCGGCGGCACGCTCGTACTGCTCGCCGGGATGTGCACGGCCGTCGTACTCGGGGTGCACGCGCGCGTGGCGGTCAGGGAATGGGCCGCCACCGTCCACGAGTTGAGGTTCGCGATCCTCACCGTGACGTCCGTCCTGGCGCTCGCCTACGTCATGAACCTCTCCGGACAGGCGGCCACGATCGGCCACTTCGTGGCGGCGGCCGGCGCGGGACTCGCCTTCCTGTCACCGGTCCTGGGCTGGTTCGGCGTGGCGGTCTCCGGATCGGACACCTCCGCCAACGCGCTCTTCGGCGCCCTTCAGGTGACCGCGGCCCGCGAGTCGGGGCTCTCCCCGGAGCTCCTCGCGGCCGCCAACAGCTCCGGAGGCGTCCTCGGCAAGATGATCTCGCCGCAGAACCTCACCATCGCCTGCGCGGCGGTCGGCCTCGCCGGCCGCGAGGGAGACCTGCTGCGCAAGGTGCTCCCATGGAGCCTCGGACTTCTGCTGGTCATGTGCCTGATAGTCGTCGGACAGAGCTCGCCCGTCCTGGAATGGATGCTTCCGTAAGCCCGTGCGAGGTCCGTGCGTGATGTCCGTGTGTGCCCTCCCGGGTCCCGCACGGCCGAGTGTCAGTGCGTACGGGTAGTTTGGGGCCACCGTTGAGGACTCAAGGAAGGCTGGCCGTGACCGCTGATCTGTCGCAGCTCGTTAAGGCGTACGACGTACGCGGGGTGGTCCCGGACCAGTGGGACGAGACGCTGGCCGAGCTGTTCGGCGCGG contains:
- a CDS encoding cysteine dioxygenase, with amino-acid sequence MNSDSDLQIAGDILEVPHLLQAPREHPATVADFVGLARSIAADRSQWEHLVEYDATSRWYHRLRTGPGYEVWLLSWVPGQGSGLHDHGRSSGVLTVLEGALTERTERGTRALGAGAQRVFAPGYVHEVVNDSLDPAISLHVYYPGLTEMPMHAVRCAAESGTVAKVS
- a CDS encoding DNA-3-methyladenine glycosylase family protein; this translates as MAGRFDPRPTRTTVRGGHVVVPGQARADRSGGLGGRTRRWVPPWPLDLGLVLGPLRRGPADPTFRTTPDGAVWRASLTPVGPGTLRVSVRAGVVEGEAWGPGAEWLLEQLPRMLGESDDPDAFEPRHRLVAVARHRRPGLRLTRTGLVLESLIPSVLEQKVTTDEAYRAWRLLVRKYGVPAPGPGPLVGRGGGMFVMPEPRVWALIPSWEWHRAGVDNKRASTILRVVRVARRMEEAVGFEAGRAQERLEVVAGVGPWTSAEVVQRSHGAADAVTVGDLHLPGIVGYALAGDRDADDAVMLSLLEPYAGQRHRAARLILLSGRTPARRQPRMPRGDIGRL
- a CDS encoding WhiB family transcriptional regulator → MTELFQELLVDEAEEELGWQERALCAQTDPESFFPEKGGSTREAKKVCLACEVRSECLEYALANDERFGIWGGLSERERRRLKKAAV
- a CDS encoding coenzyme F420-0:L-glutamate ligase is translated as MSDEVSASPAPAGDEGLPSGVPGFRVWALPGLPEVRPGDDLAKLIASTEPGLADGDVLLVTSKIVSKAEGRIVEAADREAAIDAETVRVVARRGPLRIVENRQGLIMAAAGVDASNTPSGTVLLLPEDSDASARAIRDGLRDALGVEVGVVVTDTFGRPWRTGLTDVAIGAAGVRVLDDLRGGTDAHGNPLSATVVATADELASAGDLVKGKAAGLPVAVVRGLPHVVGTSGEEGKDEGTRGMVRGARDDMFRLGTSEAVRGAVTQRRTVRAFTDEPVDPDAVRRAVAAAVTAPAPHHTTPWRFVLLESAESRTRLLDAMRDAWIADLERDGKSAESIAKRVRRGDVLRGAPYLVVPCLVMDGSHTYGDDRRDGAEREMFVVAAGAGVQNFLVALAGERLGSAWVSSTMFCREVVRDVLGLPEGWDPMGAVAVGHAAEEPKARPERDAGAFIEVR
- the cofD gene encoding 2-phospho-L-lactate transferase, which translates into the protein MRIVVLAGGIGGARFLRGLKQAAPDADVTVIGNTGDDIHLFGLKVCPDLDTVMYTLGGGINEEQGWGRTDETFHLKEELAAYGVGPEWFGLGDRDFATHIVRTQMLSAGYPLSAVTEALCDRWKPGVRLIPMSDDRIETHVAVEIDGERKAIHFQEYWVRLRASVDAYAVVPVGADQAKPAPGVLEAISSADVILFPPSNPVVSVGTILAVPGIREAIAEAGVPVVGLSPIVGDAPVRGMADKVLAAVGVESTAAAVAEHYGSGLLDGWLVDTVDAGTVERVAAAGIQCRAVPLMMTDLDATAEMARQALALAEEVRGA